Proteins encoded by one window of Arachis ipaensis cultivar K30076 chromosome B04, Araip1.1, whole genome shotgun sequence:
- the LOC110271167 gene encoding uncharacterized protein LOC110271167 codes for MIIQQERFLVLFNIIVVWKPGPTWSTTDPCVMAEPPSSSLSSSSVITIEDYNKNNSSYSSWWMGFLDDLDGKNMNIIDNNEETSLDCYPFVDNNSKDGICYESQSLVDAIDLSCCYADDWLMVPTMEKDWGEIV; via the exons ATGATTATTCAACAAGAGAGGTTCCTTGTTCTTTTCAACATCATAGTAGTGTGGAAG CCAGGACCAACATGGTCAACAACTGATCCTTGTGTAATGGCTGAGCcgccatcatcatcattatcatcttcCTCTGTAATAACCATTGAAGACTACAATAAGAATAATAGTTCATATTCTTCTTGGTGGatgggatttcttgatgatttaGATGGGAAGAACATGAACATTATTGATAATAATGAGGAAACATCATTGGATTGTTACCCTTTTGTGGATAATAATTCTAAGGATGGGATTTGTTATGAATCACAATCTTTGGTGGATGCAATAGATCTTAGTTGTTGCTACGCagatgattggttgatggttCCAACAATGGAGAAGGACTGGGGAGAAATAGTATAG